A window of Mucilaginibacter sp. PAMC 26640 contains these coding sequences:
- a CDS encoding glycosyl hydrolase — translation MKDNVPDPNPELITAKLLVAEENMIVDDEEFHHLNNPADGIKPIVKKYLGVPNHAEQKGNKFFFTDGDASVEVTIVTREIIRVRLAPHSVFLDEFSYAVPELPTKAVSFKLTENDLEFIVSTEAVNCHIRKADFLISFSDSNNIITSADASPMHWEENVKFGGYYVFCTKECHEQESFFGLGDKATEFNLRGKRLKNWNTDAYSYGWNQDPLYRSIPFYISVNEGIAHGIFFDNTFKAHFDFGGEDQTKTSFWADGGELQYYYIHGPHMMDVVKNYHILTGTHPMPPLWALGYHQCRWSYYPENKVRVIANGFRHNKIPCDGIYLDIDYMDGYRCFTWNKKYFPDPRKMIDDLNANGFKTVVIIDPGIRVDDNYSVFKEGKEKKYFCRRSDDYFMEGHVWPGRCQFPDFTNPEVRTWWGGLFDELVDLGVAGVWNDMNEPAVFGSGTFPDDVRHQYDGFRGSHRKAHNVYGMQMVRATYEGLRKQMKNKRPFTITRAGYAGVQRYSSVWTGDNVASWEHLKIGNVQLQRLSVSGISFCGTDIGGFSGEPDGELFTRWIQMGTFSPFMRAHSAGDTKEREPWSFGEPFTSINRKFIELRYKLLPYLYSAFWEHHRYGFPILRPVVMLEQDTIANHFRQDEFTYGDKILICPVLEPGQTTRNVYLPKGKWYDFWSLEMVEGGQEVQVATPLDTMPMFVKAGSVVPEYPVMQYTSEKPIEEVKLNIYYSDYEVNSFLFEDYGETFAYEQDIYLEKKFIVNGTADSLSIKQSMEGLYTPRYEGYHIKLNGLPFKPSKIVADGKEIKEISVNSDKTYEFKFSKNFKQIEILK, via the coding sequence ATGAAAGATAATGTACCTGACCCTAACCCGGAATTAATAACGGCAAAGCTTCTCGTTGCGGAGGAGAACATGATTGTGGATGATGAGGAGTTTCACCATTTAAATAACCCTGCCGATGGTATTAAACCTATCGTTAAGAAATATTTAGGTGTGCCTAACCATGCTGAGCAAAAAGGGAATAAATTCTTTTTTACCGATGGCGATGCAAGCGTAGAGGTTACCATTGTTACCCGTGAGATTATTCGTGTACGCCTTGCCCCGCATAGCGTATTTCTAGATGAGTTTTCTTACGCCGTACCAGAGTTGCCAACCAAAGCGGTTTCTTTCAAGCTTACAGAAAACGACCTTGAATTTATCGTATCTACAGAAGCGGTAAACTGTCATATCCGCAAAGCGGATTTCTTAATCTCATTTTCCGATAGTAATAATATCATCACCAGCGCAGACGCCTCGCCGATGCATTGGGAGGAGAACGTAAAATTTGGCGGATACTATGTGTTCTGTACCAAAGAATGTCACGAACAGGAAAGCTTTTTTGGCCTTGGCGATAAAGCAACCGAGTTTAATCTGCGTGGCAAACGGTTAAAAAACTGGAATACCGATGCCTATTCTTACGGCTGGAACCAGGACCCGTTGTACCGGTCAATTCCGTTTTACATTAGTGTAAACGAAGGCATAGCACACGGTATATTTTTCGATAATACATTCAAAGCACATTTTGATTTCGGCGGAGAGGATCAAACCAAAACCAGTTTTTGGGCCGATGGAGGTGAGTTGCAATATTATTATATTCATGGCCCGCACATGATGGATGTGGTAAAAAACTACCACATTTTAACCGGTACACATCCAATGCCACCTCTTTGGGCGTTGGGCTATCACCAATGCCGCTGGAGCTATTATCCCGAAAATAAAGTAAGGGTGATTGCCAACGGTTTCAGGCACAACAAAATTCCATGCGACGGGATCTACCTGGACATCGATTATATGGATGGGTACCGTTGTTTTACCTGGAATAAAAAGTACTTCCCCGATCCGCGCAAAATGATCGACGATTTAAATGCCAACGGTTTTAAAACGGTGGTGATCATTGATCCTGGGATTCGCGTTGATGACAATTATTCTGTATTTAAAGAAGGTAAAGAAAAAAAATATTTTTGTCGCCGAAGCGATGATTACTTTATGGAAGGCCACGTATGGCCGGGCCGCTGCCAGTTTCCAGATTTTACTAACCCGGAAGTACGCACCTGGTGGGGCGGTTTATTTGATGAACTGGTTGACCTTGGTGTTGCCGGTGTTTGGAACGATATGAATGAGCCTGCGGTGTTTGGTTCGGGTACCTTCCCGGATGATGTGCGCCACCAGTATGATGGTTTCCGGGGCAGTCACCGTAAGGCGCACAACGTCTACGGTATGCAAATGGTGCGTGCAACTTATGAAGGTTTGCGCAAGCAAATGAAAAACAAACGTCCGTTTACCATCACGAGGGCGGGTTATGCTGGTGTACAGCGTTACTCGTCGGTATGGACCGGTGACAACGTGGCGTCATGGGAGCATTTAAAGATTGGGAACGTACAATTACAACGTTTATCAGTATCCGGAATTTCATTTTGCGGAACCGATATTGGCGGGTTTAGCGGCGAGCCCGATGGTGAATTATTTACCCGCTGGATACAGATGGGGACATTTTCTCCTTTTATGCGTGCGCACTCTGCCGGTGATACCAAAGAGCGCGAGCCATGGAGCTTTGGCGAGCCTTTTACCAGCATCAACCGTAAATTTATAGAGTTAAGATACAAGTTGTTACCGTACCTGTATTCGGCATTTTGGGAGCATCACCGTTATGGCTTCCCTATTTTAAGGCCGGTTGTGATGCTGGAACAGGATACAATTGCTAATCATTTTCGCCAGGATGAATTCACCTACGGAGATAAAATTTTGATCTGCCCGGTTTTAGAACCTGGCCAAACCACTAGGAACGTTTATTTACCGAAAGGAAAATGGTATGATTTCTGGAGCCTGGAAATGGTTGAAGGCGGCCAGGAAGTACAGGTAGCAACACCTTTGGACACCATGCCAATGTTTGTAAAAGCAGGCTCGGTAGTACCGGAATATCCGGTAATGCAGTACACCAGCGAAAAGCCGATAGAAGAGGTGAAGCTGAATATTTATTATAGCGACTATGAGGTAAACTCATTCCTGTTTGAGGATTACGGTGAAACTTTTGCTTACGAGCAGGATATTTACCTTGAGAAAAAATTCATTGTGAATGGAACAGCAGATAGCCTCAGCATCAAACAAAGCATGGAAGGTTTGTATACACCGAGGTACGAAGGGTACCACATCAAACTAAATGGGTTGCCGTTTAAGCCATCAAAAATTGTGGCTGATGGTAAAGAGATAAAGGAAATATCTGTCAACTCAGATAAAACCTATGAATTTAAATTCAGTAAGAATTTTAAACAGATAGAAATATTGAAGTAG
- a CDS encoding alpha-amylase, whose translation MSSNPDHKLTIYQLLPRLFGNNKSVNKVNGSIEENGCGKFNDITDKALAEIRDMGFCHVWYTGIIEHATMTDYSAYGIPPDDPDVVKGRAGSPYAIKDYYDLAPDLAVDINNRLNEFQDLVTRTHFAGLKVLIDFVPNHVARTYASDKRPAGVRDFGEDDDTTQSYTTENDFYYIPGEPFKVPAGYNPGGDGFTSPLKDGRFDEFPAKATGNDVFKPDPSINDWFETIKLNYGVYYLDGHKTYFGHVPPLWYKMHHVLTYWAEMGVDGFRCDMIEMVPVEFWAWLIPKLKATYPELIFIGEAYDKNQYANYIHNGGFDYLYDKVGLYEAIRRLTCNDVGSSTWEINNVWNNHTRGIDEHMIRFMENHDEQRIASRFFAGDPWLAVPGMIVSATLATGPVMVYSGQEVGEPAIGEAGFSGDDGRTTIFDYWGVPEHQKWINYNAFDGGGLSQDQKRLRVFYSDLLNTVKNNEALRTGEFYELMIANEHQPGFDSKVYIYLRYTTSQRVLIVANFNRSERNIRVKLPVDLLAQFGISGKTNFTDLLSKTIFSTEEIGEGIDLNLNASSALLLNF comes from the coding sequence ATGTCATCCAACCCAGATCATAAATTAACAATCTATCAGCTGTTGCCCCGTTTATTCGGAAACAATAAGTCAGTTAATAAAGTAAACGGATCTATTGAAGAGAACGGCTGCGGGAAGTTCAACGACATTACCGATAAAGCGCTGGCGGAGATCAGAGATATGGGATTTTGCCATGTTTGGTATACCGGTATTATTGAACATGCAACCATGACCGATTACTCGGCCTACGGTATTCCGCCTGACGATCCTGATGTGGTAAAGGGCAGGGCCGGTTCACCTTATGCGATAAAAGATTATTACGATTTAGCGCCAGACCTGGCTGTTGACATCAATAACCGGTTAAACGAATTCCAGGACCTGGTGACCCGGACACACTTTGCGGGTTTAAAGGTCCTGATCGATTTTGTACCCAACCACGTAGCCCGCACTTACGCGTCAGACAAGCGCCCGGCCGGTGTGCGCGACTTTGGCGAGGATGATGATACAACGCAGTCGTACACAACCGAGAATGATTTTTACTACATTCCTGGTGAGCCCTTCAAGGTGCCGGCAGGATATAATCCGGGTGGGGATGGTTTTACATCGCCGCTGAAGGATGGCCGGTTTGACGAGTTTCCTGCTAAGGCCACCGGTAATGATGTTTTTAAGCCCGACCCTTCTATAAATGATTGGTTCGAGACCATAAAACTTAATTATGGTGTGTACTATCTGGACGGGCATAAAACCTATTTCGGACATGTGCCACCGCTTTGGTATAAGATGCACCACGTGCTCACCTATTGGGCAGAGATGGGCGTGGATGGTTTTCGCTGCGATATGATAGAGATGGTACCGGTAGAATTTTGGGCATGGCTGATCCCCAAACTAAAAGCTACCTATCCCGAACTGATCTTTATTGGAGAAGCTTATGATAAAAACCAGTATGCTAATTATATCCACAACGGCGGGTTTGATTATTTGTACGATAAGGTTGGCTTATATGAGGCCATTCGTAGACTAACCTGCAATGATGTGGGGAGTTCAACCTGGGAAATCAACAATGTGTGGAATAATCACACCAGGGGTATAGATGAGCATATGATCCGCTTTATGGAAAATCACGATGAGCAGCGTATTGCTAGTCGTTTTTTTGCTGGTGATCCTTGGCTGGCCGTTCCTGGAATGATTGTGAGCGCTACCTTGGCTACAGGGCCGGTAATGGTTTACAGCGGGCAGGAGGTAGGTGAACCGGCAATTGGCGAAGCCGGATTTAGCGGGGATGACGGTCGCACCACCATATTTGATTACTGGGGTGTGCCTGAGCATCAGAAGTGGATAAATTACAATGCTTTTGATGGCGGTGGTTTGTCTCAGGATCAAAAAAGACTACGTGTCTTCTACAGCGATCTTTTAAATACCGTAAAGAACAATGAAGCATTGCGTACCGGTGAGTTTTACGAACTGATGATCGCAAATGAGCATCAGCCCGGCTTTGATTCCAAAGTGTATATTTATCTACGTTATACAACCTCACAACGGGTGTTGATAGTTGCAAATTTTAACCGGAGTGAAAGAAATATCCGTGTTAAGCTCCCGGTAGATCTTTTGGCACAATTCGGTATAAGTGGCAAAACGAATTTTACCGATTTATTATCGAAAACGATATTTAGCACAGAAGAGATCGGCGAAGGAATTGATCTTAACTTAAACGCCTCAAGCGCCTTGCTTTTAAATTTTTAA
- a CDS encoding maltose phosphorylase, translated as MKDYFKVDEWKIIEEGFDPNYNKVAESVLSLGNGRMGQRANFEEAYSGDTLQGNYVAGVYYPDKTRVGWWKNGYPEYFAKVLNAANWIGIDINVAGEQLDLAKCEVSAFTRELDMKEGYLKRSFRAKMASGKELAVETTRFCSIADDKCGAVKYSVTPLNFDGEITITPFIDGDIANKDSNYDEKFWDEVDKKLENDGGFLRLITKKTKFQVLTAMKCILLQNGTEVSYQAAPVEKEKYIAIAIKANVKKEEATTLIKYAVNLSSQNYELAEMPKRGEDLLAAISKKGFDKMLAEQASAWAEKWKNNDIIIDGDAKAQQGIRFNIFQLNQTYTGEDDRLNIGPKGFTGEKYGGSTYWDTEAYCVPFYLATADKKVARNLLLYRYKQLGKAIDNAKLLGFNNGAALYPMVTMDGTECHNEWEITFEEIHRNGAIAFAIYNYVRYTGDEAYLADYGLEVLIAIARFWSQRVTFSDEKGQYVMLGVTGPNEYENNINNNWYTSTIAVWCMKYTLEVLDKVKAADEAKLTALLSKLAFDTEVETGRYKDIIAKMYLGYDEKQGIYLQQDGYLDKEQILVKDLPKENLPLVKKWSWDRILRSIYIKQADVLQGLYFFEDDYDLEIIRRNYDYYEPRTVHESSLSPCVHSILAAKLGDVERAYQFYLRTSRLDIDDYNDDTDDGCHITSMAGTWMAIVEGFGGMRVKDGQLAFSPLLPEEWKALSFQIGFRGTLLNVSIAKAGVTITKTSGIDLEVIVNGKPQIVK; from the coding sequence ATGAAGGATTATTTTAAAGTTGACGAGTGGAAGATCATCGAAGAAGGCTTCGATCCAAACTATAATAAAGTAGCAGAAAGCGTTTTGAGCCTGGGCAACGGCCGGATGGGCCAGCGGGCAAATTTTGAGGAAGCCTACAGCGGTGATACCCTGCAGGGCAACTACGTAGCAGGTGTTTACTACCCTGATAAAACCCGCGTTGGCTGGTGGAAAAACGGTTACCCCGAGTACTTTGCCAAAGTGCTGAATGCGGCTAACTGGATAGGGATTGACATCAACGTTGCGGGTGAGCAACTGGATCTTGCTAAATGCGAGGTATCCGCGTTTACCCGCGAACTGGATATGAAAGAGGGCTATCTCAAGCGTAGCTTCCGGGCAAAAATGGCATCCGGTAAAGAACTAGCCGTGGAAACTACCCGTTTCTGCAGCATAGCTGATGATAAGTGCGGTGCTGTTAAATATTCAGTTACACCGCTTAACTTTGATGGCGAGATCACGATCACGCCATTTATCGATGGTGACATTGCCAACAAAGATTCAAACTACGACGAGAAGTTCTGGGATGAAGTAGATAAGAAGCTGGAAAATGACGGCGGCTTTTTACGCCTCATCACCAAAAAAACCAAATTCCAGGTGCTGACCGCAATGAAGTGCATATTGCTTCAAAACGGTACGGAAGTAAGCTACCAGGCAGCCCCGGTTGAAAAAGAAAAATACATCGCGATTGCGATCAAAGCCAATGTGAAAAAGGAAGAAGCGACTACGCTGATTAAGTATGCGGTTAATTTGTCTTCGCAGAATTATGAACTGGCAGAAATGCCTAAGCGGGGTGAAGATCTGCTTGCCGCAATTTCAAAAAAAGGCTTTGATAAAATGTTGGCCGAACAGGCTAGTGCTTGGGCGGAGAAGTGGAAAAACAACGATATTATTATAGATGGGGATGCCAAAGCACAGCAGGGGATTCGTTTCAATATCTTCCAGCTCAACCAAACCTATACCGGTGAGGATGATCGTTTGAATATTGGACCGAAAGGCTTTACCGGTGAAAAGTACGGAGGCTCCACCTATTGGGATACCGAAGCCTATTGCGTTCCGTTTTACCTGGCTACTGCAGACAAGAAAGTTGCCCGTAATTTGCTGCTGTATCGCTATAAACAATTAGGCAAAGCAATTGACAATGCAAAGCTGCTTGGCTTTAACAATGGCGCGGCCTTGTATCCAATGGTGACAATGGACGGTACGGAGTGCCATAACGAGTGGGAAATTACCTTTGAGGAGATCCACCGGAATGGAGCCATTGCTTTTGCTATTTATAATTACGTGCGCTATACCGGCGACGAGGCTTACCTGGCCGATTATGGTTTGGAGGTATTGATCGCCATTGCCCGTTTCTGGTCGCAGCGTGTTACATTTTCTGACGAAAAGGGCCAGTACGTAATGTTGGGGGTTACCGGGCCAAATGAATACGAGAACAACATCAACAATAACTGGTATACCAGCACAATTGCGGTTTGGTGTATGAAATATACGCTGGAAGTACTGGATAAAGTTAAAGCTGCAGACGAGGCTAAATTAACGGCTCTACTCAGCAAACTTGCTTTTGATACCGAGGTAGAAACCGGCCGGTATAAAGATATCATCGCAAAGATGTACCTGGGTTATGACGAGAAACAGGGCATTTACCTGCAGCAGGATGGCTACCTGGATAAAGAACAGATCCTGGTGAAAGATTTGCCAAAAGAAAACCTCCCGCTGGTTAAAAAATGGAGCTGGGACAGGATCCTGAGATCCATCTATATTAAGCAAGCTGATGTACTGCAAGGGCTGTACTTCTTCGAAGATGATTATGACCTGGAAATCATTCGCCGTAACTATGATTATTACGAACCGAGAACGGTGCATGAGTCGTCATTGTCACCTTGTGTGCACTCTATATTAGCTGCTAAGCTGGGCGATGTAGAGCGGGCTTACCAGTTCTATCTGCGTACATCAAGATTGGATATCGACGATTATAACGATGACACGGATGATGGTTGCCATATTACCTCAATGGCGGGCACCTGGATGGCCATTGTAGAAGGTTTTGGTGGCATGCGGGTGAAGGATGGTCAACTGGCATTCAGTCCGTTATTGCCCGAAGAATGGAAAGCATTATCTTTCCAGATCGGATTTAGAGGGACGTTATTAAATGTCAGCATAGCTAAGGCAGGGGTCACCATTACAAAAACATCAGGTATAGATCTTGAGGTAATTGTGAATGGAAAGCCACAGATCGTTAAATAG